The following proteins are co-located in the Neodiprion virginianus isolate iyNeoVirg1 chromosome 6, iyNeoVirg1.1, whole genome shotgun sequence genome:
- the LOC124306810 gene encoding uncharacterized protein LOC124306810 — MFGKCSALLVLLSVIAVAHGAPRKHRRSTLPPWHHPCGENYYTTTEENMVDDCETGLRSGLQLLTSSNALALDNYIESKYEELYSQVSSLPEHQYKQNWVPGKKDVKIVMDLVNADPKMVAEHLPKLHTDLQKFAVAFEELVEDETRQEVHNTLVETRDKLIMDLCEVEVSLMSMCLKVPERVSENIMTGTDKDPEGETKRLVRDWGILFRYREYLSTWGKILHY; from the exons ATGTTCGGCAAATGCTCAGCACTACTCGTCCTGCTATCAGTCATCGCCGTGGCTCACGGTGCACCCAGGAAGCACAGAAGGTCTACCCTTCCTCCTTGGCACCACCCCTGTGGAGAAAACTACTACACGACGACCGAAGAGAACATGGTCGATGACTGTGAAACGGGTTTGAGGAGCGGACTACAGCTCCTGACTTCAAGTAACGCTCTTGCCCTGGATAACTACATCGAGTCAAAGTACGAGGAGCTCTATTCGCAAGTCAGCAGCCTGCCGGAACACCAGTACAAACAGAATTGGGTGCCTGGCAAAAAGGACGTCAAGATCGTCATGGATCTGGTGAACGCCGACCCTAAAATG GTCGCCGAGCACCTCCCAAAGCTCCACACTGACCTACAGAAGTTCGCCGTCGCTTTCGAGGAGCTCGTCGAGGACGAGACGAGGCAAGAGGTGCACAACACACTCGTGGAAACGCGAGATAAACTGATAATGGACCTCTGCGAGGTCGAGGTCTCCTTGATGTCCATGTGTCTTAAGGTCCCGGAGCGCGTCAGCGAGAACATCATGACCGGTACCGACAAGGACCCGGAGGGTGAGACCAAGCGGTTGGTCCGAGACTGGGGCATCCTCTTCAGATACAGGGAGTACCTCTCGACGTGGGGGAAGATCTTGCACTACTGA
- the LOC124307288 gene encoding uncharacterized protein LOC124307288 has protein sequence MSFALLVAGAYALATLRRYSVAQTATLTTFALFLTSSLTPLSAAPAGLGHAEMREEPWIHSCGAPVTDSPNQRHNLYRTLKRVHTQFKVAWDYFHAKNDIAQIYSKVTKELKTQYSLPWLPKGQLEWYHKEAWCLEKAKKAQIALPKLHDTLQRFAITFYHLKSFELDSHFNTNARGKRNKIIEAMYHNIIRMLCEVETAIVILGIELPSSYEAAIVTESPDWTEKGDFTRMLVQDSGVIQLYKGFLRDWIVAFSNLAATLKDTKVCDPLNPPPLETIRRRNKQGKKGKNVRVQKPGRRNRRPGQGRGQRRGSRRKLTGNKQRKTE, from the exons ATGAGCTTCGCTTTGCTGGTGGCTGGAGCATACGCCCTTGCCACACTAAGGCGGT ATTCCGTGGCGCAAACGGCCACTCTAACGACCTTCGCGTTGTTCCTGACCTCGAGCCTGACGCCACTTTCGGCAGCCCCAGCAGGCCTCGGCCACGCTGAGATGCGGGAGGAGCCCTGGATCCACTCCTGTGGTGCACCGGTCACCGACAGTCCGAACCAAAGACACAACCTCTACCGGACCCTGAAGCGGGTCCACACGCAGTTCAAAGTGGCCTGGGACTACTTCCACGCGAAGAACGACATCGCGCAGATATACTCGAAG GTGACCAAAGAATTGAAGACCCAGTATAGCCTCCCCTGGCTACCGAAGGGACAGCTTGAATGGTATCACAAGGAGGCCTGGTGCCTCGAGAAGGCGAAGAAGGCTCAGATCGCGCTCCCCAAACTGCACGACACCCTTCAGAGATTCGCCATCACCTTTTATCACCTCAAGTCCTTCGAGCTGGACTCCCATTTCAACACAAACGCCAGGGGGAAGAGAAACAAAATCATCGAGGCCATGTACCACAATATTATCAGA ATGCTCTGCGAAGTGGAGACGGCGATAGTCATCCTTGGTATCGAGTTGCCGTCCTCCTACGAGGCGGCGATAGTCACCGAGAGTCCGGACTGGACGGAAAAGGGCGACTTCACGCGAATGCTGGTGCAAGACAGCGGCGTGATCCAACTTTACAAGGGGTTCCTGAGGGATTGGATCGTGGCGTTCTCGAACCTGGCTGCAACGCTGAAGGACACGAAAGTCTGTGATCCGTTGAACCCTCCACCCCTGGAAACAATCAGGAGGAGGAATAAACAGGGGAAGAAGGGGAAGAACGTCAGGGTGCAGAAGCCGGGCCGTCGGAACAGACGTCCCGGTCAAGGCCGAGGGCAGAGAAGGGGTTCCCGGAGGAAGTTGACCGGGAACAAACAGAGGAAAACTGAGTAA